Proteins encoded within one genomic window of Flavobacterium oreochromis:
- a CDS encoding 2Fe-2S iron-sulfur cluster-binding protein produces MKVTIDGQSIEVEPGTTILQAARMIGGESVPPAMCYYSKLEKTGGKCRCCLVEVTKGSDANPTPMPKLVASCVTGVMDGMEVNSKNSTRVEEARKSVTEFLLINHPLDCPVCDQAGECDLQNLSFQHGKSETRYIEEKRTFEPENIGPYIQLHMNRCILCQRCVAVADQLTNNRVHGVMDRGDHANISTCISKAIDNEMSGNMIDVCPVGALTDKTFRFKSRVWFSKPYDAHRDCDKCCGKTTVWMFGNEIQRVTGRKDEFHEVEEFICNTCRFDKKDVKDWTIEGPRKFEKFSVINRNKYTLNAPKVEIKTEDQILFGREQDRKKISMSNVPLENKDNSNQ; encoded by the coding sequence ATGAAAGTAACCATAGACGGACAAAGTATAGAAGTCGAACCAGGAACAACCATCCTGCAAGCGGCTCGTATGATAGGGGGCGAAAGCGTGCCACCTGCCATGTGTTATTATTCGAAGTTAGAAAAAACAGGAGGGAAATGTCGTTGTTGTTTGGTTGAAGTAACCAAAGGTAGTGACGCAAATCCTACACCTATGCCTAAGTTAGTAGCATCTTGTGTAACAGGAGTTATGGATGGTATGGAGGTGAATAGTAAAAATTCTACTCGTGTAGAGGAAGCTCGTAAATCGGTAACAGAATTTTTACTAATCAATCATCCACTAGATTGTCCAGTTTGTGACCAAGCAGGGGAGTGTGATTTGCAAAATTTAAGTTTCCAACACGGAAAATCCGAAACGCGTTATATTGAAGAGAAACGTACGTTTGAACCTGAAAATATTGGACCATACATCCAGTTGCATATGAATCGTTGTATTTTATGTCAACGTTGTGTGGCTGTAGCTGACCAATTGACTAACAACCGTGTTCACGGAGTAATGGATAGAGGGGATCATGCAAATATTTCAACTTGTATTTCTAAAGCAATTGACAATGAAATGTCTGGAAATATGATTGATGTTTGTCCAGTAGGTGCTTTAACTGATAAAACTTTCCGTTTCAAATCTCGTGTATGGTTTAGTAAACCGTATGATGCGCATAGAGATTGCGATAAGTGTTGTGGAAAAACTACGGTTTGGATGTTTGGTAATGAAATCCAACGTGTAACAGGTCGTAAAGATGAGTTTCACGAAGTAGAAGAGTTCATCTGTAACACGTGTCGTTTTGATAAGAAAGATGTTAAGGATTGGACGATTGAAGGGCCACGTAAATTCGAAAAATTCTCGGTAATCAACCGTAATAAATATACACTAAACGCACCAAAAGTAGAAATCAAAACAGAAGATCAGATTTTGTTTGGACGTGAGCAAGACCGTAAAAAAATTAGTATGAGCAATGTTCCTTTAGAGAACAAAGATAATTCAAATCAATAA
- the nuoH gene encoding NADH-quinone oxidoreductase subunit NuoH — protein MEQALIIEKGIIIVAVFAITMLAAMYTTLAERKIAAWLQDRIGPNRAGKGGILQPLADGLKLFAKEEFMPDTPNKFLFILGPAISMSMALITSAVLPWGDTLEIFGRKVVLQAAELDVSILYVFAVLSISVYGIMIGGWASNNKYSLMSALRASSQMISYEVAMGLSIIAIIMMNGNLSLKEIVTQQHGMNWNIFYQPLGFIIFLVCSFAETNRTPFDLAECEAELIGGHHTEYSSMKMGFYLFGEYAAMFVSSAVISLLYFGGYNYPFMDMAAESLGQNAANIIGVLALFTKILFFIFFYIWVRWTIPRFRYDQLMNLGWKMLIPLAIANVVITGIVIVIADKF, from the coding sequence ATGGAACAAGCATTAATTATAGAAAAAGGAATTATCATTGTTGCTGTTTTTGCCATTACCATGTTGGCAGCTATGTACACTACCTTAGCAGAACGTAAAATTGCAGCCTGGTTACAAGATCGTATTGGTCCAAACCGCGCGGGTAAAGGTGGTATTCTTCAACCGCTAGCAGATGGCTTGAAATTATTCGCTAAAGAAGAATTTATGCCTGATACGCCTAATAAATTTTTATTCATTTTAGGTCCTGCTATCTCAATGAGTATGGCATTAATTACTAGCGCTGTTTTACCTTGGGGAGACACTTTAGAAATTTTTGGAAGAAAAGTAGTTTTACAAGCCGCTGAATTAGATGTATCTATTTTATACGTCTTTGCTGTTCTATCCATAAGTGTTTATGGTATTATGATTGGTGGATGGGCATCAAATAATAAATATTCATTAATGTCAGCATTACGTGCTTCTTCTCAAATGATTTCTTACGAGGTTGCTATGGGATTATCCATTATTGCTATTATTATGATGAATGGTAACTTAAGTTTAAAAGAGATTGTTACTCAGCAACACGGAATGAATTGGAACATTTTTTACCAACCATTAGGTTTTATTATTTTCTTAGTATGTTCATTTGCAGAAACTAATAGAACGCCTTTTGACTTAGCAGAATGTGAGGCAGAGCTAATAGGTGGTCACCATACTGAGTACTCTTCAATGAAAATGGGATTCTATTTATTTGGTGAATATGCAGCTATGTTTGTTTCATCTGCAGTAATTTCATTATTGTATTTTGGAGGTTATAATTATCCATTTATGGATATGGCAGCAGAGTCATTAGGACAAAATGCGGCTAATATAATTGGAGTTTTAGCTTTATTCACAAAAATATTATTCTTCATCTTCTTTTATATATGGGTGCGTTGGACAATACCACGTTTTCGTTATGATCAGTTGATGAATTTAGGTTGGAAAATGTTAATTCCGTTAGCTATTGCAAACGTTGTTATCACTGGAATTGTAATTGTTATAGCTGATAAATTTTAA
- a CDS encoding NADH-quinone oxidoreductase subunit J family protein has translation MSILTIFYILAAITLATGFMTVISKNPIHSAIYLVLCFFSIGGHYLLFNAQFLALVHIIVYAGAIMVLILFTIMLMNLNKENEPNQNMLSQISATLAFGLLAFVMLATFIKAMPAIQAYNTAGVDFQSIKILGKVLLNEYMVPFEFASVLLLVAMIGAVLLSKKEKALE, from the coding sequence ATGTCGATACTTACTATATTCTATATTTTAGCAGCTATAACACTGGCTACTGGTTTTATGACGGTAATCAGTAAAAACCCAATCCATAGTGCCATTTATTTGGTTTTATGTTTCTTTAGTATTGGTGGGCATTATTTATTATTCAATGCACAATTCTTGGCTTTGGTACATATTATAGTATATGCTGGAGCAATCATGGTCCTCATCTTATTTACTATTATGTTGATGAATTTAAATAAAGAAAATGAACCTAATCAGAATATGCTTTCTCAAATATCCGCTACCTTGGCTTTTGGATTATTAGCATTCGTAATGTTGGCTACCTTTATAAAAGCGATGCCTGCTATTCAGGCCTACAATACTGCTGGAGTTGATTTTCAATCAATTAAAATTTTAGGAAAAGTATTATTAAATGAATACATGGTACCATTTGAATTTGCTTCTGTATTATTACTAGTTGCAATGATTGGAGCTGTATTATTGTCTAAAAAAGAAAAAGCCTTAGAATAA
- the nuoK gene encoding NADH-quinone oxidoreductase subunit NuoK: protein MQNILEQIGIENYIYLAVLLFCIGAFGVLYRRNAIIMFMSVEIMLNAVNLLLVAFSTYHQDAQGQVFVFFSMAVAAAEVAVGLAILVSIFRNTGSIDIDNLKNLKG, encoded by the coding sequence ATGCAAAATATTTTAGAACAAATAGGAATTGAAAATTACATTTACTTAGCAGTTTTACTGTTTTGTATTGGAGCTTTTGGGGTATTATACCGTCGTAATGCGATCATTATGTTTATGTCGGTAGAAATTATGTTGAATGCGGTTAACTTACTATTGGTTGCTTTTTCGACTTATCATCAAGATGCGCAAGGACAAGTATTCGTATTTTTCTCAATGGCAGTAGCGGCCGCCGAAGTAGCCGTGGGTCTAGCTATCTTAGTTTCGATCTTTAGAAACACAGGTTCGATTGATATTGATAATTTAAAGAATTTAAAAGGATAA
- the nuoL gene encoding NADH-quinone oxidoreductase subunit L encodes MEKNLALVLVLAPLFGFLANIFFGKKAGKGFIGLLGTLSILISFFATTYFFTLIQSTGKGIQIDLFDWIQLEKFNVKMSFLLDQLSVLWLLFVTGIGTLIHMYSASYMHDDENTHKFFAYLNLFVFFMITLVMGSNLLILFIGWEGVGLCSYLLIGFWYKNQEYNDAAKKAFIMNRVGDLGLLIGIFILAYVFGSLEYSEIAHGIFEKGLAVKNAGLLSVAALCLFIGATGKSAQVPLYTWLPDAMAGPTPVSALIHAATMVTAGIFMVTRLNFVFDLAPAVQQIIAIIGAATAVLAAAIGLVQNDIKKVLAYSTVSQLGLMFLALGLGAYEVAVFHVITHAFFKACLFLGSGSVIHALHGEQDMRNMGGLRKVMPITYMTMLISTLAISGIFPFAGFWSKDEILMTAFHGSKALWIVGSVASIMTAFYMFRLMYLTFFGEFRGTDEQKKHLHESPLLITIPLMILAALAVVGGAINLPGSTWLTHYLAPLFHKAHEVHHLDGTAYMLMAIATVGALVGVYLAYSKYIVKKQVPVEDEQMEGLAKVAYNKFYVDEIYEAIIVKPIYQLSHFFRKYTEVLISESLFGLGKVAQALANQGKLVQNGNIGVYLLAFVIGLSSILVYIFLV; translated from the coding sequence ATGGAAAAAAATTTAGCTTTAGTATTAGTATTAGCACCACTTTTTGGTTTTTTAGCCAATATTTTCTTTGGTAAAAAAGCCGGAAAAGGTTTCATAGGATTATTAGGAACACTTTCTATACTAATCTCATTTTTTGCAACTACTTATTTCTTTACCTTAATCCAAAGTACTGGAAAAGGAATTCAAATCGACTTATTTGATTGGATTCAATTAGAGAAATTCAATGTAAAAATGTCGTTCTTATTAGATCAATTGTCTGTTTTATGGTTATTATTCGTAACAGGAATTGGTACATTGATTCACATGTATTCAGCTAGCTATATGCACGACGATGAAAACACGCATAAGTTTTTTGCTTACTTAAACTTGTTCGTATTCTTTATGATTACGTTAGTAATGGGTAGCAACTTATTGATTTTATTCATCGGTTGGGAAGGAGTAGGTTTATGCTCTTACCTATTAATCGGATTCTGGTACAAAAACCAAGAGTACAATGATGCAGCTAAAAAAGCCTTCATCATGAACCGTGTTGGTGATTTAGGATTATTAATAGGAATCTTCATTTTAGCCTATGTATTTGGAAGTTTAGAATATTCTGAAATTGCACATGGTATTTTTGAAAAAGGGTTGGCTGTTAAAAACGCTGGATTACTTTCAGTTGCAGCTTTGTGTTTATTCATTGGAGCTACGGGTAAATCGGCTCAAGTTCCTTTATATACTTGGTTACCTGATGCGATGGCAGGACCAACACCTGTATCGGCATTAATCCACGCGGCTACAATGGTTACGGCAGGTATTTTTATGGTAACGCGTTTGAACTTTGTGTTTGATTTAGCTCCAGCTGTACAACAAATCATTGCGATTATAGGAGCAGCTACTGCGGTACTTGCAGCAGCTATTGGATTAGTACAAAATGATATCAAAAAAGTATTAGCTTATTCAACTGTTTCGCAATTAGGGTTAATGTTCCTTGCGTTAGGCTTAGGCGCTTATGAAGTTGCGGTTTTCCACGTAATCACGCACGCTTTCTTTAAAGCTTGTTTGTTCTTAGGTTCAGGATCGGTAATTCACGCTTTACATGGCGAACAAGATATGCGCAATATGGGTGGTTTAAGAAAAGTAATGCCTATTACGTATATGACCATGTTGATTTCTACTTTAGCGATTTCGGGGATTTTCCCTTTTGCAGGTTTCTGGTCAAAAGATGAAATTTTAATGACTGCTTTCCACGGTAGCAAAGCATTATGGATAGTAGGTTCTGTGGCTTCTATTATGACTGCTTTCTATATGTTTAGATTGATGTATTTAACATTCTTTGGAGAATTTAGAGGTACAGATGAACAAAAGAAACATTTGCATGAAAGTCCTTTATTAATTACGATTCCATTAATGATTTTAGCTGCTTTAGCTGTAGTGGGTGGTGCCATTAATTTGCCAGGTAGTACTTGGTTAACACATTATTTAGCGCCTTTATTCCACAAAGCACATGAAGTACATCATTTAGATGGAACAGCTTATATGTTGATGGCTATTGCAACTGTAGGGGCTTTAGTAGGTGTTTATTTAGCCTATTCAAAATATATTGTCAAAAAACAAGTTCCTGTTGAAGACGAACAAATGGAAGGTCTTGCTAAGGTAGCTTATAACAAATTTTATGTAGATGAAATTTATGAAGCCATTATTGTAAAGCCTATCTATCAATTGTCTCATTTCTTTAGAAAATATACTGAAGTTTTAATTTCAGAAAGCTTATTTGGTTTAGGAAAAGTAGCACAAGCACTTGCAAACCAAGGTAAATTAGTTCAGAATGGAAATATAGGAGTGTATTTATTAGCCTTTGTAATAGGACTATCTTCTATTTTAGTATATATATTTTTAGTTTAA